Below is a genomic region from Scomber scombrus chromosome 3, fScoSco1.1, whole genome shotgun sequence.
AGGCTGGCTATAGGTAGTCTGCAAGAGAAGCTCAGAGGTTTTCCTCTGGCTCAGCCCCACAATGCCCAGCGGAAGCCCCCAGAGGGTGATGAGCCCACTGCCTTCGATCCAGAGGAGTAGTACAGGAGGCAGCTGGGTTTAGTGAAATGACACCTTTAAAAGTTTGAAGGTGTCGTTGCttctgtgaatgtgtttgatgCTCTTGAGATTTAGATTTGTACTTCAGAATGAACCATAATTGAAGGATGTTTCTGGAAGTAGTGCAGGACACatgctttgacatttttatactttttatatactCGTCTGTAACCTTGTATGAACCCTAGATTTCCCTCTATGCACCTTCACACATAAGCTTCCTATTACACAGTAAGATACACCTGTGCTGATTTGTGTTTTAAGGTCCTAAATGTgagcatttgtgttttttaagccTCAGGTCCGACTTGCATTCCATCCATCGGTAGTTTCAGTGGGATCAGATATTtctggtttttttgtttccgtttttttgtaatttgctgCAGTCCACATCACAATCACGGTGGGTCCAGACTGTGTTTGCAGATTTACTTACTTAAATATGTACAGAAATTAGCCTGATGATCCCAACTGCACAGAAGACCCAGACTCTCTGAAGGTTGTACTGTAGGTTTATATTTTGGTCAGTAACAGATTTATTTCTGCAGGACAGATTGCTGAGAGCTTCCAGTAACACTTAGAGACAATATCCTCATGTACCAGTATTCAGTCTATTATATTATAGGAAAAGGGCAAAATATCTATCTACATGTCTTCCCCCCCTCATGTTCACTCTCTcgcactgcagtgttttttatgttacaGAGACAATCCTACTACTCCTCTCTGTAACCCAAAGTAAAGCAGAATGTATCATGTAAActcttaactttaactttatttgatCGGATAAATGGCTTTTACAAAGAATCATGTATGatggaaaattaaaaataccTAATATATATTTAGTGTACACTACACTAATccaattcctttttttaaaactaggAAACTACTGAATGTTTCATATTCACAGCTCCACTGTAAGACTGACCGCTAGACTGCTAGAGACAAACAATGATTGATCATCTTTAAATGTGTTCTCGACTGTCAGCACAATGTTGGAAAAGTACTTGTTTTTATGAAGGTTCATATAATTTCAGATGACACCTGATATTCATTCCAATTGAAATTGTTATGGGCATGATTATGAAAACAGTAATAAAGAATTTATATTGGTGATTTTTGACTGaattatttgtgtgatttttacaAATATCAAGTGTTCATTTACAGATCTGCACAttcaccactagagggcaaTCTAACTACACCTGACAAGTGAACTTTCTTAACAAGAACAGACTGATGTCAAATCACGTGAGAGGAGACTACAGCCAAATTGACTACAGGCCAGCTGGCACACATAAGCCTTGAGGGCGAGAGCACCTATGGGTGTGgtagattttcagtttttttttttttcagcacatattataataaaacacttaTTCATACCaaataataattgtaaaaaaCATAATGCGCAGTGACATTCCCACACAAggtttaaccctcacatactgttcatattctcacccatcacagtatttcctcacataattagtctctataccaaacttctaaagcacaaatcattcataaagacctcatcagtcatAGATACACAtgatttatcttatttatttataatgaagctttcagagagcagatagtttattctttagtttttctgataaaaaaaaaaaaaataaaaacactaaactaTGGTCCAATGATTCAacaatttatattaaatgtaaagtttTGAATGAATGTCagatatatttcctttttttcaaataatcaaatatcaGGCTAAAGGTTAAGCTCTaccacaaatgaaaatgttatgtTAGTAGAGTTGGACAAACATTTCAGGCTATGAATCAATCTACAAGTACATTCAATAAATATGCTGTATGAAAAATATACTGACACCTGGAGAAAATTGGCTTGAAGctacaactttttaaaaaccttttttcaaACCATTCAAATTTATCTTGTGACCTTTTTGAGGGAGCTCAACCCCTaagttgggaaccactggactaaactgcCAAACCAAACTCCACCTCAAccaatgtaataataataaagtgacTGCTAACATCTCTTGTTGAAAagacccagacagactctgtCCCTGAGTCCAGGCCCCGATTATGTGCACATTTTTCACCCTTAGTTTAGCTTAACTTAGTCCCATGTGACATAAGAAGAGGTCAAATCTGAATGGCTTGTAGAATCACAAGAGTAGCTACAGAACAAACCAGACCACATCAAACTGACTGGGTGGTCTTGTTTCACAGTTTGTTAGTGGCAGTTTGTTAGTGGTAACATCAGACACCCAAATATATGCACACAAGCACTAAAAAAAGTCCTTTTAATATTGAATATCTGACACCTAAATCCAgtcaaatattaatgtttatttttgcttcatGTCAAAGCTCCACAGCATACTGACGCTACagtaacatttcattaaaatgcTTTACAAAATAGAACTTGCATCTCAGGCTTTATTTGATGTTTCCTGTAGTGTTTTTATAGTAGCCTATGTTGTAATATTTAACGGAGTCTCTGTGCAGTCTCAGTGTTATTGTGGCTCTGCTGTGGTAGGACGCTTTTGAGAACCTCTCTTTATGTACTTTTTGCACTCGTGCACAACTGCATTGTCTTGTCAGTTAGGTATAATCTTGACTATGTATTTAATTGTCATGTACTGTATTGCTTGACTGCAGCTCTATGTGGCACTTTTGCCCAACAAAGATTTCCCTCAGGGCAATaagttttatcttatcttatcttcagTGTGAACCGCATACTGCAGATGTTGTGGTGCAGGATTTGAGCTATTTATCAGCAGTTCTGATTCATCAGTTTTATATCATGGAAAGGCACAGTAACTGTAActtagtatttttacattgttgtatttgtcCTTTTAAGGATTTGCATATTTCGCCCTGTCATTGATAATACATTGTATTAATGTAAAATGATCTCGAATGACACATAACTAGCTCTTTTATGATGTGGTTGGTTGAGTGTGGCACCAATAGTACCTGTGTTGGGTAGTTTATAATGCATGAAACTTTTTGATAAGATGagataaagaaatgtattgtcATATGCATATAAAAACACGGAGGTTCAGACAATGCAATGCAATTctcacaacaaacacatcacacacataacAAAAGATGCATACAACAATTGGTTGAAATTTAACAAGTAGAGTACTCTAAAGTAAGAGTAAAAAGTGTGATATTTAACCCTGAAATTACGTGGCATGAGATGGAAATGCTGAAGAAAAGATAGGTAACTCCAGATAGTACTCGAGTAAATTGACTTAATTTCCATCAGTTGGGGAAATGGTTTAACCAGCTGCACGTTTGTATCATTTAATCGACGGGTATTTGTCAAAGCAAGAATTGTCTCCATGGATTATGTCCAAGAAAGCAAAGAGTGTAAAtgccaaacagcagttcagtcATGTAGCTCTTTTGTGCGTAGAAGGGCGCGGTCAAACCGTGCAGGACAAGGTAGGGCAGGGCAAGGTGCGCTCTTATTACCTAACACATCACCGACGCTCCGCATCTGACCGTACAAGCCTCAGCTGGATCATCATTGAGCCACACAGAcagttacaaaaaagaaaagaaagaaagatgagtcTGGATCCGCTCAAATCGGTAATTTCCATCGGGAATGTGGACGACACGTCGCTGGCTCTGCCGTCTGTAACGAAGTGCAGATCAGGACAGCAGAGAGTCCTGGAGCAAGTGCAGAGTATCAAGAGGACCAAATCCAGAcattccagcagcagcaggactgGATCCACTTCTTTATCTCCAACAAGTAAGACAGTCCAAAGTCTGCGTTGGATTTTTAAACGGCAATTATTAGTCTTATTAGTTTCCCCagatattattaatatataatctgaTAATAATTGGCACATATTATAGGCTATAGAAAAGTTCTGAGACAATTTAGCTCGAACTTTAGTTGGTTCACACATATAAGGAACTTACACATTGGATaataaactgctttttttttagactcaatattttttactagtttttttaatttaatctaatttaaatgtttactagtattatgcaaaataaataaataaaaataaaacaacgtTTCCGTAGTTTATTCATGACAGTATGATGAGGGTTTTTaaacagtatttatatatttaacactTTCAAATTTAAGAAGATTTTTTAAGTATGATGAACAGTTAAAACAAATCTAATTAATTGAAACATTTAAGATATCGTCTTCTTTTCTGGTTAAAGTTTTCTGAGAGTGATGAGGGTTGCTTTGGGGGACTTGtgacctcagtatttctaaaataCTCCCAACAGCCCTAaactttatacttttttataactttattttcactttattaacTGTATCAACATACTTTAGAATATTAtacagaatataataaagtaagTAGACATACTtgcagtattaaaaataattagaaaaatagaaaatacatagaaaaaatacatttatagaaTCAGAATGAATAGTTTTAAAATCAGAATAACAATGTGGTACTgtagctttattttaaaataattaattttaaggTCCACCATGTCCTCATGAcaccttttaaaaatatgatacaCATGTTCATTGATTTAGCATTAAACATTAAGGCTACGTTTGTTTTGACTCAAAAGcagacatggacacacacagaaagggaTGGATACGATTGGATAGTTTTAATAAGCCAACTGGTTCACCAGCTGGTGATGGTGAGGGGCAGGCAGGATGTGGAGGGGTTTTATGGTGGAGATTGGTTGGTAGCTGGATGAATCTGGCGTAAACTGGCTGAAGAGTGAGTCTGCGTCGGTGTAGAAAGAGAGAATGTGGTGGAAGAGAGTTGGCACTGGAGACTGGGTTGACACAGGAGAAGTAGGGTTAGTAAACTAAATGAAGTGATctcaagaaaaataattaaatattagaGCACTGAATGGCCGAGAGAGAGCAGCTACCACGGAGCTGACTGAACAACCTGTGTGGTGAGAAGGAGAGCCATAGCACTTTAGCTGTGAGTTAATGAGTTGATTGCAGACAGGTGTGGCAgccgcacccacacacacacacacacacacacagagacacacacacacacagagacaggagaggcagagacagaggaggaaacagagaaacacagggAGAACCAATGTAGACCCCAGCCAGAGCCTTGAcattaacaatataatatacagtagtgACAGTCCACATAGGCTGTCACTAAGTCATATTTTTGGGCCTCTGTTTCCTGCTAACAAAGTGGTGACGGTGGTTGACTTTCTGATTCTGTGTTTTTAGGATTTTAATTATTCTTTCAATAGCATAAGGACAAAACCTTTTGAGCATAAACCATAGATCAGGCCGAGGTACTGAACAGGTGACAGTTTTTCCCCGGCAATAAATCAATGACAGTGATCTCAGGTATTTGCTGTTTGATAAGAGCTGATAACTCTCAATATGTCTCTGTAGGTCCTTTGTCTGACTACGTGTTTGCAGATATTTTCAAGTCAAGCACCCCCAATGGAAGCGTCTTCTTGGGAAATGGCTTTTCAAAAACTGTGAGTAACTTTTTTAGCATTCACTATCACAACATTAACTGGAAATACTTTTCTGGTTGAATTATCATCACAGTGTTGCAGCAGAGAAAGTGATGTGAGTTTGAGGTTTTAAGGACTGACAGAGTCAGCCACTATTTGATGAATCACtgttacagtaataacacaAGAAACGCCCACAACAATGTGCATTTTCCTTTGCTAAGTATGGAGGCTGACTTATTCTTAAGGGATAGGTTCACAGTCTTTTAAATCTGGCTTAAAACaaggtgtccaaatgaacataGAAGCAGGTTTTgcttactgtaatcattcctcctgttcatactaaccattagaagatccccttcaaatgtgcttaccatttaatatttatctgaagatattatgaggcttcagcagtttgggttagtcaaataaagttgATATATTCTGTGGTTAAAGTTGTTTTAGTAAACATTTTCGTCTCTGTGTCTTGACTGTAAGGGTTTCCCTGTTGAACTGTGCTGGAAGTATAGTCACAAAAAGAGGGAtgttggcactaaaaagactgtaatgttgaaataaacctttaaatacatttttgcactgaAGGAGGAATTGTGAATTGTGTATATTAATCTAATGggcagtatgaacagaagggaTGATTAGCAAGAAATTCATGTGTCAATTTTTGTTTGGatacctgactgttgttttaggactgacttgagaaattgtgaacctatcctttttaatattaataaacaggGAGTCAAAAATcgcttttctcccttttctttctcaaaaACAGTTTCCAGAATCTGTGAGATTATTTCTGTCTCCTCACACAAACATTTGTTTACCATTCACTCCCACAGTAGCTTCCAGATGTCCATATGACCACACTGGAGGGCTGCATAGTTCTTTCACATTTTGTTCTTTCTCACTGCCAACTTCATGTCATGTCAGTCACTTTGTCTCTGTGCTTCATTGCTGATGAAATAAGCTTTCACGAGACAGTATTACttttcattgaaaacacatGTATTCTTTGGCTCTGCAGCTCAGCcaagagaaaaacaataactGGCATAAAATCAGCATCTCCAAGGGATCCACTGTGAAGAGGAGCACAGCAGCCTCAGCCAATCATTATGAGCGGAGTTACGCCCCCGTCATCTCCATGGTGGCTGGTAAAATCGACACCAGCCGCAGTGAGCCTGATCTGGCCCGGCAGTTCTCAGTGCCAAAGCGCTCTGCTCCTCCGCAGAGGCTGCTTTCCAACAAAAGCACCTACAGGACAGAGAAGAGCAGCAGTCAGTTTATAACAAGCTCCTTGCCCCAGACTGCGAATTTCACAGGTCCGACCAAGGCTAACAAACAGTTTGTGGCCAGCCAAATTAACACGTTGTCCAAAGCACCTTCAAAGCCTGTGGTCACTGAGTCTGCACCCAAGGGCAAAACAGACTCTGGGTGAGTAAGAAAATACAGTTCTCTCTCCCTAACATGcttcattttttgtgtttgaatgatctaaatgaacaaataaagcTTGTGTGCTCTCAGTGTttataaattgtattttgtgTACAGGTCAAATGGGAACAGTGGAGTCGCTGATATCACCATGAAAGAGGCTGTGGAGTATCTTTCTAATGACGATGAGACTTATAAGCACTGCGGTGCCTCCTACATCCAGCACAATGCTTTCATTGATGAGAAGGCCAAAGAAGAGGtgatttagtttgttttcttattgtcagTTTCCTTATCATTTCCATCTGAGTGTAACCAGGCATTCAGTTTAGATATTCAGATGACAAAGGTGGGAGGGGAGCTTGGCTTTCAACAGAATGGTAAACATATTTTCTTGCCAAAATGaaagtgatatttatttattataatttacacAGTTGTAAGTTGCAGGCGGTATTTCAGCCTTGCAGCTGATTTCTTTCAAACAAAGTCTACCCCTACAAAAACAGTTGTCTTTGCACACCAGTAAACAGACAGGAACATTGGAGACAAAGCAGAAaattcaaaacaacaaaatcacacacGTGGGAAAATGTCTGATGGAGGTCACTTGacaaataaattatacatttttcaagTCAAGGTGCTGACAGTATGAAGAGCGCCTGCTATTTCTCAAACAGAAGTATCATTTAACTCACTGTAAAtcatcatataaaataaaagcttcTAATGAAACCAACAATTCTAAATCATTACTTGAAATAATTCCCTcttgtgttattgttattgtgttcCTCAGGTGTGCTAACTCCTGAAGCCCTCTTGTCTTGCAGGTGTTAAGGCTCAAGGGGATTCCTCTCCTGGTTGGTCTGCTGAGCAGTCCCAGTTTAAGTGTCAGCCAGACAGCCTCGGCCGCCCTCCGcaacctgtcctttaaaaacagcaacaataagGATGCGATACAACGCTGCGGCGGCATCACGGAGGCTGCAGCTCTGCTACGTGATACCAACTCTGTAGAGATACAGAAACAGCTGACAGGTACAAGCTTCATCAGCATCAGCAAACACACAACTAACCATGCAAACAAGACAGACAGAGCACCACTTGTTTACAGTTACACCATAATCCTGTTCAGATCCTACTGTGAATCACAAAGCCACCCATGACTGTTTTTGTACTGTAAAGTGTTATTAGTATTTGAAGCACATTGCCAAAAACATTACGCTTTTTTTCTATCGACGAGTCTAAATGCTGCATTAGATGTTTAAacttatatataaaacaaactcaaaaacatatTAGTGGGAATAATATCTTATCGACTGGACAATCAAACTTTTGGAtataatagtgaaaaatgtacaagctttaaatctttaaaatgaccATGCTTTCCTTTATAATCCTAAAATGAGCAGTAGATGAGTATTTGATCAGTGTTCTGCTGATGTCAAACAGctcaggttttctttttctttccaggTCTCCTGTGGAATTTGTCCTCCGCAGACAGCCTGAAGCCAGACCTGCTGAAGAGTGCTCTGCCTGTCTTAATGGAGCGTGTGATCCTGCCTTACACAACAAGTTCTAACCGGACCATCAGTAACAGCCGAGACCCTGAGGTCTTCTTTCACACCACAGAATGTCTGCGGTAAGAAAATAATGTAACTGAGCACTTGATATCATTTCAGtgctttcagttttatttaaccAAAGCTGTAAATCCGTTGTTTTATATCAGTATAATGCTTTAGCTCGGGATGTTATGTGTGAAAAAATCAGAGGGGTGGTGGAGGGGAtgtatttgaaacatttttattcctgaaaataaatcaaaatcacaGTGGGCCATTCTGGACTATGGAATCCTATTAGGCTATTTTCTTGCAGCTGTTACagtaacatttataaaataattttgaactttaataaaacaattagaaaatatgGACTTGATCACTGCATttgcattaaaacaaatttaactCATCAAGTAGTGTGACATTTTCACTCAGTGATGTCAAGTTAATGCTTTGTCCTTTTCTCATGCAGAAACATAAGAGATGTGATCATTTACAACAAAACTGACTAGCCTTgcaataaacattattattattattattattattattagtagtagtagtagtagtatagatTACATATCATAACCATAGACAAGATACAAACTCATTTGCCAGTTTATTATGTACGACTTCTTAAAATTAGGTCTAATACAACAGCCCTGCAACAAATGCAACTGTTATGAATAttacaatgttttaaaagttttaatgaAACTGTGGGACCCttacatatattttctttatactGACTTACATTGTTTCTCATATTTAATCTACCctcattaatataaataatttttctGACTGTACATATATAGCGATTATCTTCCTTATGAGCCTGCCTGCAACCcataaagaggttttttttccgTCAGGGTTGCTATCTTTGAATAACTTCTTCAACCTCAGGAGGGTTAGGCTGCAGGCTCTTTGCTGTGGCTGACATTTATGTGTTACTGTAATGTGCATAATGAAACAGGATCCTCAAGTAAATGATTgatgtataatgtgtttttatacatCACATCTATAAAACCACAGCTACCAGCGATAATCTTATTGACTACATCAGCAAACACACGCATGCTATGTAAAACAGTTGACGTATTTCCTGTATCATTCTGGGAAagctgtaatttttttcactCCTCTGACTGTACAAGATTACCATTGTTAATCTCAAAcaagatttttctttaaatcaatTCTTGAAAACTTTGCTGCAAGGCTCTTTAATAATTGTttctaaatgaaaaataaacagagtgTCTGACTGCATTTATAGGCTCCTACTACTAAGACTAATATAAAGACAATAATAGACATAAAAACTTGATGGCAAGTTGATAGCAGTGATTCAAATCTTAATAACAGTGCTTTTAGCGTGATTGCTAATGATATTGCTGTCTACACTGTAATGTATGAAAACATGAACAGATCTCTCATATTTTAATCTCAACAGAAACCTGAGCAGTGCAAAGCAAAGCAACAGGCAGGCGATGAGAAAATGTCGAGGTTTGGTTGACTCTTTAGTCAGCTATGTGAAGGACTGCGTGGAAGCAGGCAAACCAGATGATAAGGTAAGTCGTACAGTTTGCTTATACTAAACAAACccaactgagtgtgtgtgtgtgccatatGTCAGTCATGTGGAacgttaataaaaaaaaaaggaacatttgttATTGTAGTATAGAGACacagtttaatttttaaagttAGTCAATCTTTGCTGTTAAGTTAATCAGTTGATCTACAGCAACCCAATGTGGATGTGCTGTTTCTGTTGCACAGAAAACTATTTTATATTGTGTaacattttatacagtttatacagGGTAGTAACcttttatacagtttatacagGGTAGCAACcttttatacagtttatacagGTTAATTACCTTTTATACAGGGTAATGATTTGCCTAATACAATTTTGGCAGCATTACGTATAATTAAATTAAGTgattaaaggtgcaatgtgtaaGAATTACAAACCTTGACAAATCCAAACAAAAAGGGGGCAgcaaatcccccccccccatcaccccACCATCATTATCACTCGTTGAACATAGCATAAAGCTTACTGTTATAGTGAGTCTGTACATCGTcgtcaagataaaaaaaatactacagaGACATCAGAGCCAGCGCTACACTTCAAAAGAGCTGTCAAAATCAAAGAACGATTGCAACACAGTGATGAATGAAGTAATAACTAAATGGCCCCTATCGTAGGTGTAAAccataaaactacattttattaattgCATGTCATTTCACAAAGTAAGAATCAGGCAGAGACATAATTTATTGATcttatattttaacattgatCCAGCTTACGATGCTAAATGGCTCATGCGAGCTTTCACATAGCTGGTGCAGTTCATCAGATTTTTTAGCTGAGATGGTCAGCTGATGTCTCCTCAGCCAGTGTCTGCAgctagatgtttttttttagtctcCAAGCAAATCAATTTTCAGGGACCACAAAGTTACAGCAACACCTGCACAGTTTGATgcaatacagtaaaataaaatgaggtgCAATAAAATCTAAGTgcaaacatctttaaaatattAAGCATTATCACTACAACAATAGTAGTATCAAATGTAAAGCTACTTTGTTGG
It encodes:
- the pkp1b gene encoding plakophilin-1, which codes for MSLDPLKSVISIGNVDDTSLALPSVTKCRSGQQRVLEQVQSIKRTKSRHSSSSRTGSTSLSPTSPLSDYVFADIFKSSTPNGSVFLGNGFSKTLSQEKNNNWHKISISKGSTVKRSTAASANHYERSYAPVISMVAGKIDTSRSEPDLARQFSVPKRSAPPQRLLSNKSTYRTEKSSSQFITSSLPQTANFTGPTKANKQFVASQINTLSKAPSKPVVTESAPKGKTDSGSNGNSGVADITMKEAVEYLSNDDETYKHCGASYIQHNAFIDEKAKEEVLRLKGIPLLVGLLSSPSLSVSQTASAALRNLSFKNSNNKDAIQRCGGITEAAALLRDTNSVEIQKQLTGLLWNLSSADSLKPDLLKSALPVLMERVILPYTTSSNRTISNSRDPEVFFHTTECLRNLSSAKQSNRQAMRKCRGLVDSLVSYVKDCVEAGKPDDKSVENCVCILHNLTFQLEAEAPALFSRITALAQPANRNQNQDETGPIGCFSPQSKTSEHEHHFDFPVVEDPQPNGAGWLIHSKTLQSYLALLGSSQQEEIQEACTGTLQNLTAHEGIVSSVMSQTIVQKLNGLQVISPLLKSNKVNLQRNTVALVRNLTQNPNLHSAIARRVLPDLLGIVSVGTKQGNESDDTLAMACQTANCLLIKEPELGRRLLNNNLINSLKDLSKNRYFPKASKAASLLLYNLWSDKDTQSFLKKQGMSKSSFVNDITTAVHKSAQVIY